In the Nocardia asteroides genome, AATGGCTGGTCCGCCGCCTCATCCGCCTCGTTCTGCTCTTGGGCCTCGTGGTTCCCCTGCCATAGTGGCGTCAACTCGGTGAAATCGGCTCGCCAGGAAGATTTACCAGCCTTAGAGTCGAGGGAGGCTGAAACCCCTCAGGCCAATCAGTCAAACGGTTGTAGGTTGCGCCATCCATTTCCGCATTCCGAAGATCTGCGTTGCCAAGATCAGTTCCTTCTAGCATTGTGTCGACCAAGATAGCATTTTGCAGATGAGCTGAATGCAAATTCGTCTGATAAAGGTTGGCTCCACGCAGATTTGCGCCCATCATTCTCGCTGCACGCATCTCCGAGTTTGCGAGGTCTGCCTCCGCCAGATCTGCATCCTGCATATACACGCCAAACAAGTCTGCGGAACTCAGATTCACTTCACGAAGATCCGCATCATTAAGGCTTGCGCGCCGCAAATCTATATCTTCCATGTCTGCACCCCGGAGGTTAGCTCCGTCGAGCCGGGCGTCACGCAGGTACGCCTCGTACAAGTACGCGCACTGCAAGTCCGCGCCTGTAAGATCATGTTTATAGTCAAATTTTCGTCGAGCGTGGCGTCGGAACACGGAAACAATGGAACGTCGTACCTCCGCATCGGCTTTGCCAGCAGAAGATCGCATATAGGCGCAGAGCAGATCGAGGCAGACTCGTGCGTCGTCGTTCAACCGCTCGCCGCCATCTTCCGAAATCTCGGCGACAGGGTTTAGGCGCTGCCAGTCATCAGCCAGAGCCTCCAGAGCATAGACGCCAGCCATACGGACCGCAGGCTTCTTATGAGCAAGTTGTTCTGCGCACACGGTGTAGCGCTCACGCAGTGCTCTGATCTGCTCCAGCCCGTGCGTGTCAGCATGTTGCCGAGCCGATTGAACCCGGGTCAACTGCACACCGCCCAGGGCGACGAGTGCAGTAAGGACGGCCAGACAACCGGCAATCACAGTGGCTCTCGGTTGGTTCAGCCAGCCCGTCGATGCAGGGGGAGTCCCGACGACCGGTGGTGCGCTCGGTCCGGGCGGTGGAGAAGGGACGCTCGTGGTTGTCGGTGCGGCTGAGCTGGGCGTAGTCGGCAGAGTATTGACCTGGGCCTCGGCCGGAACTGCCATCATCGCGAGTCCAATTGCAAGAGCCAACCATGCGACGAGGTGTCTCATGTTCAAATCGTGCCATGGCACAGCGTGATTCGTGCGATCAACGTAGTGGTACGACATGGACCGGCCGTCCGTTGCCAGATACAATATCGCATGCGGCACGAAGCAGCCGCCTTGAGCCGCTGAGGCAGCAGGAAGTGCTATGCGCCGCTAGTTGGACGAGCAGATCGAGCACGCAATCCGGACCGATACCGGCGGCAACTCACTCCCACACCACCGCCACCTAGCTCAGCAGCTCCGCCAGTACCCGCCCGCGAAGCCTTGGTTGCCCGCAGAGCCATCGCCCGCTCGGCCCGGAAGCAGTCTCCCGGTTGACCGCTGCACACATGGCGAATCACAACAGTGCATGACTCGGCAGCACAGCCCTGATGACCGACGCTCGACGCAACAAAGGCACCGCTCAGGGGAATCTAACTATTTGCGTTATCTCAGCTATAAATCTCGATAGCTGCGCCGCACTACCTCTCTCTAGGATTCGCCGGAGCGCATAACCAACCGACGAGTCAGAGTACTGTTTCTGTTCCAGCCAGCGGAATATTACATCCAATTCCATCGAGCTGTCGGTCACACGAATTTCGGAATCGGGAACGCTCGAATAAGCAATGGGCTCAACGACCGATAATTCCTCTTGACTCTCTTCGTTGGCCCTGAAGGCGCGCATTGGATCGTTGTTGACCCACACTCTGGAGGTATTTGGCCAGTTGGACCGCTCGAAAGTTGGGGGCTCATTCCGAAACTTCAGCAGCATTGTCGGACCAAAAGATACTGTCATCCAGCGCCACATACCTCCCCGAGAGGAGTACTCCACGCCGAAAGGTTCCACCCACCCCAAGCCTGCCAAAGCGAGGTGACCATCCGCAATCCCCACACTGTCCATAGCAGACTTTGGTGCTGTCCAATGAAGCAGATCAGGATAGGGGAACATATCGGCAGGCCGTTCAAGCGCGATATTCGTCAATCGATCTGCTTCGGAGGTTATATATTCGGCGTCCAGCACAGGCGAGACCAACTTCGCGGGATTCGCAGCCGCAACAATTGCAGCTGCCATGGTCGCTATGGTGTCCGTGTCAGTATCGAGCCTCGAAGCAGCAAGCCGGGCCGCATCAGCAGGATGCTGAGGAAAGGCGGCCGCCAGCAGCGTAGACGCCACTGCCGTAAGTAATCCACTGCCGCGCGTACTGCCTTGGTCGAGTTCCAGTAGCCGAACAAGTTCGTCGTAGTACCGGAGAGTCGCACTGCGATCGCTGGCAGACGCCTGGAGTTCCTTGAAGATTTCGTGCGTCTCCTGGAAAGCCTGTTGAGCACTGCCGATAGTTCGTTCCCATGCAATCTCGAAAGACTCGTTCGACGCCTCTTCCCATCTCGGCTTCCAGTACGCCGCAAGCTCAGGGAGCCGCCTGAATGATTCGATCGCGCTTGACGTTACGTCAAGGATGTCCGACCAGTCAGCCGGCTGCGGCACTCGCTCCTCGGCAAGGGCAATGCTAAGCACCGTCGCGTGCAGAACGGCACCAACAATCGCATTGGGATGACCGTGTGTGACTACGGAATTCCTGACTACATCATCTAGTTGCGCAAATGAGAGCGGGTTAGGCTCGGCAAAAACGTGGGGCTGGATGCGCATCGCCGCACCATTTCCACCAGCCTGCTCCCAGCCTTTATAGAAGTTCGTCGACCAATTCGCGTTTTGTCGATTCATAGATGCCGCAGCCGCTTTAGTCGAGCGACCACCTCCGAGCGCGTAAGACAGCCACACCGGTAGTTCAACTCGGGCAAATGCCTCGACATCGAACCCGTGGCGAGAGATAGCCCGCGCTGTGGCCAGCCTGAGCTGGGTGTCGTCAGAGTAGCAACCCGCTGGTAGATCTACTCGCACTCCATTTCGACCACCGATCTGCCGCTGCCACGCGAACGGCTCTGTCAGGGGTCGACCCTTGGTGCGGCGATGCAGGTTTTCGGCTGAAGTGAGCTCGGAGATCCAGCCTAGAGCATCTGCCCACGCGGACCACAGCATCGATGATGCTGTACGTTCGCGCCGCGACCCAGCGTCACTCACTGGAAAACCTCAGGCCGACAACTGATCTCACAGTTCCGCATCCTGTTGAACGCACCAAACCAACCTTCGATCTCATCGAGGTGCTCATCTCTTGGAACGTACACGGCCTGAAGCTTACTCAGGGACAACTCGCCCGGATAAAGCACCTCTGCCTGCACGTCGGTCGGCTGGTCATGAGGAACATCAATACGTGTCTTCACGCTGCCGTAGTACCCCCAGGGGATAGGTTCACTATAGAGATCGCGAAGTCCGTCTATACCCTGTCCACGACGGACGACGGCAGAATACGTATTGTTGGTCGTCGTGAACCACACGCCTTCATCTGCCAAAATTTCGGGGGAGAAGGCCAACACCGCCCACCACACAGCTTCTCGTTCAGAGTCTGCGGGCCTGTCGTGCCATCGTTGCGAAGATCCGAGCATAGGGTTATTAACGACAGAAATCGAAAGATTGATGTAGTCGAGCCACTGCGGATCTTTGCGGACTTCACAGTTCGGCAGCGCAATATTTTCCAAATACTTGTCGATATCCAGCCGCTGCCGGCTACAGATAGCCCAACGTGAGAGAATACCGAGCAGGCCGTGATTCGTTGTGAAGTGAACTACCTCTTTGATTCCTCGGTCCTTCACGAACTCCAGGATCTCGTCGCTCACAACAGCACCTCTTCATATGTCGACTGACTGCAGTAGCCAATCAACGAGGACGCTCCGCTCTCTTTGTAGCCAATGGTCACGGTCTTTCGCGCACGACCAATTCCCATGGCGAGAAGACGCCGAAGATTCTCAAGTGTAACATCCCCAGCCTCTCGGCCATGTGGCGTCACTTCCTGGTTCAGGCCAATGATGACCACGTGGTCGAATTCGAGCCCCTTGACAGAATGTATCGTCGAGATCGCAACAGATTCGTCACCCTCTGGCCAGAATTCTTGCCTGGTCAGATCGACGTACGGTATCTGCAATCGCTTCAAACTTTTCTCGACGTAGATGAACCACCCAAGAGGGTGCAAGAAAGCAACGGACTCGCCAGCCTCAATTGCTCCGCAAATTACATGCTCTACAACCCAGTCCATTTGCTCCGAGAACAATCCCACCAGCACTTTAGGCAGAGG is a window encoding:
- a CDS encoding DarT ssDNA thymidine ADP-ribosyltransferase family protein gives rise to the protein MSDEILEFVKDRGIKEVVHFTTNHGLLGILSRWAICSRQRLDIDKYLENIALPNCEVRKDPQWLDYINLSISVVNNPMLGSSQRWHDRPADSEREAVWWAVLAFSPEILADEGVWFTTTNNTYSAVVRRGQGIDGLRDLYSEPIPWGYYGSVKTRIDVPHDQPTDVQAEVLYPGELSLSKLQAVYVPRDEHLDEIEGWFGAFNRMRNCEISCRPEVFQ
- a CDS encoding pentapeptide repeat-containing protein, producing MRHLVAWLALAIGLAMMAVPAEAQVNTLPTTPSSAAPTTTSVPSPPPGPSAPPVVGTPPASTGWLNQPRATVIAGCLAVLTALVALGGVQLTRVQSARQHADTHGLEQIRALRERYTVCAEQLAHKKPAVRMAGVYALEALADDWQRLNPVAEISEDGGERLNDDARVCLDLLCAYMRSSAGKADAEVRRSIVSVFRRHARRKFDYKHDLTGADLQCAYLYEAYLRDARLDGANLRGADMEDIDLRRASLNDADLREVNLSSADLFGVYMQDADLAEADLANSEMRAARMMGANLRGANLYQTNLHSAHLQNAILVDTMLEGTDLGNADLRNAEMDGATYNRLTDWPEGFQPPSTLRLVNLPGEPISPS
- a CDS encoding ADP-ribosylglycohydrolase family protein encodes the protein MLWSAWADALGWISELTSAENLHRRTKGRPLTEPFAWQRQIGGRNGVRVDLPAGCYSDDTQLRLATARAISRHGFDVEAFARVELPVWLSYALGGGRSTKAAAASMNRQNANWSTNFYKGWEQAGGNGAAMRIQPHVFAEPNPLSFAQLDDVVRNSVVTHGHPNAIVGAVLHATVLSIALAEERVPQPADWSDILDVTSSAIESFRRLPELAAYWKPRWEEASNESFEIAWERTIGSAQQAFQETHEIFKELQASASDRSATLRYYDELVRLLELDQGSTRGSGLLTAVASTLLAAAFPQHPADAARLAASRLDTDTDTIATMAAAIVAAANPAKLVSPVLDAEYITSEADRLTNIALERPADMFPYPDLLHWTAPKSAMDSVGIADGHLALAGLGWVEPFGVEYSSRGGMWRWMTVSFGPTMLLKFRNEPPTFERSNWPNTSRVWVNNDPMRAFRANEESQEELSVVEPIAYSSVPDSEIRVTDSSMELDVIFRWLEQKQYSDSSVGYALRRILERGSAAQLSRFIAEITQIVRFP